Proteins from a single region of Acidobacteriota bacterium:
- a CDS encoding protein kinase produces MSLMEVQRLQKIEEIFHAALEVESGQRAALLTDRCGTDDSLRREVESLLDHESALSDFLDTTPESFIAEAFTESDAAALLIGKKIGHYRVRELLGKGGMGEVFLAEDTSLKRRVALKCLPPEFVENKDRMTRFINEARAASGLNHPNIITIHEINQFDGIHFIATEYIEGKNLSEFTKGERLSVRKALEIAIQIASGLGEAHSAGIIHRDIKPDNIMIRKNGLIKILDFGIAKLVEGQINVSEANSASAELPGEIRDQFLTNPGSIIGTARYMSPEQARGKEIDSRSDIFSFGVLFYELLAGNTPFPGETPLEILGAIMQTAPKPLESTDIPCEIRDIVGKCLAKDPDERYQTTDDLLSDLTKAKEKLATDTQRLRAFATGETVLNTTDARVAEIGPSRPRGFGIARLNRNFVRLVPFVVLLLLVSAIGFWSYRYFSAAKQIKSVAVMPIVNESESKDADYLSDGMTENLISNLSNIPQLSIKARSTVFTYKNRSVSAKTIGQELNVDAVLIGNLIQRGETLRVNLELVDAETQDVLWSENYERDIDYLVSLESEIASDVSENLRLKLTNAELKQVAKSYTTNSEAQRMYLKGRFHWNRRTERDFESAVRYFEQAVEIDPNYALAYTGLADTYALMPLYGNFRPNDYIPLAKRAALKAIELDPQLAEPHASLGYITNTYDYDWEGAAREYRIAIRLNPNYATAHQWYAEHLAFKGKNDEALNEISLALELDPFSVVINRMKGNILGFAKRHDEAIAQLKKTIELFPENALVRFNLGDVYAAQRAYREAIEQYLIALKLDGRDPADVQRFESAYRKLGWEGFWNEYLRSLLAGRNSAAASGQSEYFNSENIAFVFAATKNKEQALEYLHKAFEERDPTLISIKVSGVYDFLEDDPRYQELLRSIGL; encoded by the coding sequence TTGTCCTTGATGGAAGTTCAGAGACTACAGAAAATCGAAGAGATCTTTCACGCCGCGCTGGAAGTGGAGTCCGGGCAACGCGCCGCCCTTCTAACGGACCGATGCGGAACCGATGATTCGCTTCGGCGCGAGGTCGAATCGTTGCTTGACCACGAAAGCGCACTCAGCGACTTCCTCGACACCACGCCCGAATCATTCATTGCCGAAGCGTTTACGGAATCGGATGCCGCCGCGTTGCTCATCGGAAAGAAGATCGGGCATTACCGCGTCCGCGAACTTCTTGGCAAAGGCGGCATGGGAGAGGTTTTTCTGGCGGAAGACACCAGCCTCAAACGCCGTGTCGCGCTCAAATGCCTTCCGCCCGAATTCGTTGAGAACAAGGACCGGATGACGCGTTTCATCAACGAAGCGCGTGCGGCGTCGGGGTTGAATCACCCGAACATCATCACCATCCACGAGATAAACCAGTTCGACGGGATCCATTTTATCGCGACCGAATACATCGAAGGCAAAAATCTCAGCGAATTCACGAAAGGCGAACGCTTGAGTGTCCGCAAGGCACTCGAGATCGCCATCCAGATCGCTTCGGGCCTCGGCGAGGCGCATTCCGCCGGGATTATTCACCGCGACATCAAGCCGGACAATATAATGATCCGCAAGAACGGTCTGATCAAGATCCTCGATTTTGGCATCGCGAAGCTCGTCGAAGGGCAGATCAACGTTTCGGAAGCAAATTCCGCGTCGGCCGAATTGCCCGGAGAAATCAGAGATCAGTTTCTGACGAATCCCGGCTCGATCATCGGCACCGCAAGGTATATGTCGCCGGAGCAGGCACGTGGAAAAGAGATCGACTCACGCAGCGACATTTTCAGTTTTGGCGTTTTGTTCTATGAGTTGCTCGCCGGAAACACCCCATTTCCGGGCGAAACCCCTCTGGAAATCCTCGGCGCGATAATGCAGACCGCTCCGAAACCGCTGGAGTCGACAGACATTCCGTGTGAGATCCGCGACATCGTCGGCAAATGTCTGGCGAAGGATCCGGACGAACGCTATCAAACGACCGACGATCTCCTTTCAGATCTCACAAAGGCAAAGGAGAAACTGGCGACGGATACGCAACGGCTCCGTGCGTTCGCGACCGGCGAAACCGTGCTCAATACGACCGACGCGCGGGTGGCCGAAATCGGACCAAGCCGTCCGCGCGGGTTTGGAATCGCACGCCTGAACCGGAATTTCGTCAGACTCGTTCCGTTCGTCGTACTGCTCTTGCTCGTCTCGGCGATCGGATTCTGGAGTTACCGTTATTTCTCAGCAGCGAAACAGATCAAATCGGTCGCTGTAATGCCGATCGTCAACGAAAGCGAAAGTAAAGATGCCGACTATCTTTCGGACGGAATGACGGAGAATCTGATCAGCAATCTTTCGAACATCCCCCAACTTTCGATAAAGGCCCGGAGTACGGTCTTCACGTATAAGAACCGATCGGTCTCGGCAAAGACGATCGGGCAGGAACTGAATGTCGATGCTGTGCTCATCGGAAACCTGATTCAGCGCGGCGAGACACTGCGCGTCAATCTCGAGTTGGTCGATGCGGAAACCCAGGACGTGCTTTGGTCCGAAAATTACGAGCGCGATATCGACTATTTGGTTTCGCTCGAAAGTGAGATCGCAAGCGATGTTTCCGAGAATCTCAGGCTCAAGCTGACCAATGCCGAGCTGAAACAGGTCGCGAAATCCTACACCACGAACTCCGAAGCCCAGCGAATGTATCTCAAGGGGCGTTTTCATTGGAACCGGAGGACCGAACGGGATTTTGAATCCGCGGTTCGTTATTTCGAACAGGCGGTCGAGATTGATCCAAACTATGCGCTCGCGTACACAGGACTCGCCGACACCTACGCATTGATGCCTTTGTACGGCAACTTCCGTCCGAATGATTACATCCCGCTCGCGAAACGGGCGGCGCTCAAAGCCATCGAACTCGACCCGCAATTGGCGGAGCCACACGCGTCGCTCGGCTACATCACGAATACGTACGATTACGATTGGGAGGGAGCCGCTCGCGAGTACAGGATCGCGATCAGGCTGAATCCGAATTATGCGACGGCTCATCAGTGGTACGCCGAACACCTGGCGTTCAAAGGAAAAAATGACGAAGCCTTGAACGAGATATCGCTGGCGTTGGAACTCGACCCGTTCTCCGTCGTCATCAACCGGATGAAAGGAAACATCTTGGGATTTGCGAAAAGACACGACGAAGCGATCGCGCAACTGAAGAAGACGATCGAGCTGTTTCCCGAGAATGCGCTCGTCAGATTCAACCTCGGTGACGTTTACGCCGCCCAGAGAGCGTACCGGGAGGCCATTGAACAGTATCTGATCGCGCTCAAACTCGACGGCCGGGACCCGGCGGATGTTCAGAGATTCGAATCCGCGTATCGAAAACTCGGCTGGGAGGGCTTTTGGAACGAGTATCTCCGGAGTCTTCTGGCGGGAAGGAATTCCGCCGCGGCGTCCGGCCAAAGCGAGTATTTCAATAGCGAAAACATCGCCTTCGTGTTTGCGGCAACAAAGAACAAGGAACAGGCCCTCGAGTATCTACACAAAGCGTTCGAAGAGCGCGACCCGACTCTCATCAGTATCAAGGTCTCCGGCGTCTATGATTTTCTCGAAGACGATCCGCGGTATCAGGAGTTGCTAAGGAGTATCGGCCTGTAG
- a CDS encoding septum formation initiator family protein, with protein MLALAINLRALSEMNEGAAQNTELNVEIEKVSGENLALQEEIHNLKNDKNAIEREARKIGMSRPNEKILVPAN; from the coding sequence ATGCTCGCACTTGCGATCAACCTTCGCGCGCTTTCGGAAATGAATGAAGGAGCCGCGCAAAACACCGAACTGAACGTCGAAATTGAAAAAGTATCAGGAGAGAATCTCGCCTTGCAGGAAGAGATCCACAACCTGAAGAACGACAAGAACGCGATCGAGCGCGAAGCGCGAAAGATCGGTATGAGTCGTCCGAATGAAAAGATTCTTGTGCCGGCGAACTAA
- a CDS encoding phosphoglucomutase/phosphomannomutase family protein produces the protein MSIRFGTSGWRAIIADEFTYDNVRRVTESICGYLKESIGDDRKTLIIGHDSRFMGEKFSAVAAEIACRKGFRVLLCNHPTPTPTISHAIRNNGAVGGLNFTASHNPPEYQGIKFSTSDGAPALPEITKRIEALYESGSKAPDAEGGSIEEFDARPAYLDDLKSKIRFDAIADAKGRFAYDALWGTGRGYLDKILRDYGLEVETIHDWRDVTFGGRSPEPSEKQVGELIEAVKTKGLTLGLATDGDGDRFGVIDSNGAFIQPNHLIAILTDYLAESRGWTLGVARSVATSHLVDRVAATRGLKVYETPVGFKFIGELINRDEIILGGEESAGLSIRGHFPEKDGILACLLAVEAVTVRGKSLTAQLDEIYSRVGKLESGRIGVKLTDEVAGSLKEKLARKPDSIGGRKVESINRMDGVKFFFGDGSWMLMRPSGTEPLVRIYAESESSEDLEVLLEEGRRYLLE, from the coding sequence ATGTCAATTCGTTTCGGAACTTCAGGCTGGCGGGCAATCATCGCAGATGAGTTTACTTATGACAATGTTCGCCGGGTAACGGAATCGATTTGCGGCTATTTGAAAGAGAGTATCGGCGACGATCGAAAAACGCTGATCATCGGACACGATTCGCGGTTTATGGGAGAGAAATTCTCGGCCGTTGCCGCTGAGATCGCCTGTCGAAAGGGCTTCCGGGTGCTGCTCTGCAACCATCCGACCCCGACGCCGACCATTTCGCACGCGATCCGGAACAACGGCGCGGTTGGCGGGCTGAATTTCACGGCTTCGCACAATCCGCCGGAGTACCAAGGCATCAAGTTCTCAACGTCCGATGGAGCGCCGGCACTGCCGGAGATCACGAAACGAATCGAGGCGTTGTATGAATCGGGTTCCAAGGCCCCGGACGCAGAGGGTGGTTCGATCGAGGAATTCGATGCGCGTCCCGCTTATCTGGACGATTTGAAATCAAAGATCCGGTTCGACGCCATCGCGGACGCAAAGGGCCGATTCGCGTACGACGCACTTTGGGGCACAGGGCGGGGATATCTCGACAAGATACTTCGCGATTACGGCCTCGAGGTTGAAACGATTCACGATTGGCGCGATGTGACGTTCGGCGGAAGATCCCCGGAGCCGAGCGAGAAGCAGGTCGGCGAATTGATCGAAGCGGTCAAGACAAAAGGCTTGACGCTCGGGCTCGCGACCGACGGCGACGGCGACCGATTCGGAGTGATAGATTCGAACGGGGCTTTCATCCAGCCGAATCACCTGATCGCGATATTGACAGATTATCTTGCGGAATCGCGCGGATGGACGCTCGGGGTCGCGCGCAGCGTCGCCACCTCGCACCTCGTTGATCGGGTCGCTGCGACCCGTGGTTTGAAAGTTTATGAGACGCCGGTCGGTTTCAAATTCATCGGCGAATTGATAAATCGGGACGAGATCATTCTTGGCGGTGAGGAATCCGCCGGACTTTCGATTCGCGGACATTTTCCGGAAAAAGACGGGATCCTGGCCTGTCTTTTAGCGGTCGAAGCCGTCACTGTACGAGGAAAGAGCCTGACGGCGCAGCTCGATGAGATCTATTCCCGGGTCGGGAAACTGGAATCAGGCCGGATCGGTGTGAAACTGACCGACGAAGTGGCCGGAAGTTTGAAAGAGAAGTTGGCCCGCAAACCCGATTCGATCGGCGGGCGCAAAGTTGAAAGCATCAACCGTATGGACGGTGTGAAGTTTTTCTTCGGAGACGGAAGCTGGATGTTGATGCGGCCGTCGGGAACCGAACCGCTCGTCAGAATTTACGCGGAATCGGAGAGTTCGGAAGATTTGGAGGTGTTGCTTGAGGAAGGACGTCGCTACCTACTGGAATAG
- a CDS encoding radical SAM protein, whose product MRPVKHFEKGLTVVASGVFNAVKAVNKYKPNASFTPKWADKPIQKSWEKSKPTLGFPRTTDSLCPNCVIEAREEILSGKRDVSTLVNEKVGEIKAQIVERDGQIWMIKDCPEHGHFEDLMAIDSEFLKHIETLFPGRDMRSHNDEKLHNHGTSSIKYGRGAVLTVDLTNRCNMMCDPCFMDANQVGFVHELSFEDVTEILDNAISIKPRRQMSVQYSGGEPTLSPYFLDAVRYARKVGYNSVQAATNGIEFAKSKEFCREAAEAGLRFVYLQFDGIGNDANSHRQIGNLFDVKLRAINNLHEAGVDIILVTTLVNGVNNDQVGTIVRFALENPKKISFIAFQPVSFTGRDEHITEQRRLQQRYTLSHLALDVQKQVGITEPTRDWFPLSLMGAFADFADVVHGPEAEWGQVSCGCHPNCGVGTAVMINKETKEMAPVPQFLNIQGLVTDMQHITDTNRGKWFSNIMMGLALLKNYNPYGSPNSLTLGGILKKFDKSFGLSGKNYGKVSGDRTMEDIEKRRQDPWNFLFIAGMWFQDLFNYDFRRTEMCIIPYGTQEGEISFCAYNTGIGWRNIIEHMHQNATVAQWYKDHGRHEIFARGKEVPLADKSHGLNLNEVDLQRPDKPEMEGPKTAAEEMQMMRKLYQQMVLDKNQIKGDNLVQIGGIKREKKKEAASA is encoded by the coding sequence ATGAGACCCGTGAAACATTTTGAGAAAGGCCTGACCGTTGTCGCAAGTGGCGTATTCAATGCAGTTAAGGCTGTCAACAAGTACAAGCCGAACGCTTCGTTCACGCCGAAATGGGCGGACAAGCCGATCCAGAAGTCGTGGGAGAAGTCGAAGCCGACGCTTGGGTTCCCCCGCACGACCGATTCGCTCTGCCCGAACTGTGTCATTGAGGCACGCGAAGAGATCCTGAGCGGCAAACGCGACGTTTCGACGCTCGTCAACGAGAAGGTCGGTGAGATCAAAGCCCAGATCGTCGAACGTGACGGCCAGATCTGGATGATCAAGGATTGCCCGGAGCACGGACATTTCGAAGACCTGATGGCGATCGACTCGGAATTCCTGAAGCACATTGAAACTCTCTTCCCGGGACGCGATATGCGCTCGCACAACGACGAAAAGCTTCATAACCACGGAACGTCATCGATCAAATACGGCCGCGGCGCCGTTTTGACGGTCGATCTGACCAACCGCTGCAATATGATGTGCGACCCGTGCTTTATGGACGCCAACCAGGTCGGGTTCGTTCACGAACTCAGTTTTGAAGACGTCACCGAGATCCTCGACAATGCGATCTCGATCAAGCCGCGCCGGCAGATGTCGGTTCAGTATTCAGGCGGTGAGCCGACGCTCTCGCCGTACTTCCTCGACGCCGTTCGATACGCCCGCAAGGTCGGTTACAACTCGGTTCAGGCCGCGACCAACGGCATCGAGTTCGCGAAATCGAAAGAATTCTGCCGCGAAGCCGCCGAGGCCGGACTTCGTTTCGTCTATCTGCAGTTCGACGGTATTGGCAACGATGCCAACTCGCATCGCCAGATCGGCAACTTGTTCGACGTCAAGCTTCGCGCGATCAACAACCTCCACGAAGCCGGCGTTGACATCATTCTCGTGACGACGCTCGTCAACGGCGTCAACAACGACCAGGTCGGAACGATCGTTCGCTTCGCGCTCGAGAATCCGAAGAAGATCTCGTTCATCGCTTTCCAGCCGGTCTCGTTCACCGGCCGCGACGAGCACATCACCGAACAGCGCCGTCTGCAACAGCGCTACACCTTGTCGCATCTTGCGCTCGACGTTCAAAAACAGGTCGGAATCACCGAACCGACGCGTGATTGGTTCCCGTTGTCCCTGATGGGCGCTTTCGCGGACTTCGCGGACGTCGTTCACGGACCGGAAGCCGAATGGGGTCAGGTATCGTGCGGCTGCCACCCGAACTGCGGCGTCGGCACGGCGGTGATGATCAACAAGGAAACGAAAGAAATGGCGCCGGTTCCGCAGTTCCTGAACATTCAGGGATTGGTGACCGATATGCAGCACATCACCGACACGAACCGCGGCAAATGGTTCTCGAACATAATGATGGGCCTCGCGCTCCTCAAGAACTACAATCCGTACGGATCGCCGAACAGCCTGACGCTCGGCGGCATCCTGAAGAAGTTCGACAAATCGTTCGGCCTGTCGGGCAAGAACTACGGCAAGGTCAGCGGCGACCGCACGATGGAAGACATTGAAAAGCGTCGTCAGGACCCTTGGAACTTCCTGTTCATCGCCGGTATGTGGTTCCAGGATCTTTTCAACTATGACTTCCGCCGCACCGAAATGTGCATCATCCCGTACGGCACGCAGGAAGGCGAAATCTCGTTCTGCGCTTACAACACGGGCATCGGCTGGAGAAACATCATCGAGCATATGCACCAGAACGCGACCGTCGCGCAGTGGTACAAGGACCACGGACGCCACGAGATCTTTGCCCGCGGCAAGGAAGTCCCCCTCGCGGACAAGTCGCACGGTTTGAACCTCAACGAAGTCGATCTCCAGCGCCCGGACAAACCGGAAATGGAAGGTCCGAAGACGGCGGCCGAAGAAATGCAGATGATGCGCAAGCTTTATCAGCAGATGGTTCTCGACAAGAACCAGATCAAGGGCGACAATCTCGTCCAGATCGGCGGCATCAAACGCGAGAAGAAAAAGGAAGCGGCCTCGGCCTAG